The segment TTCGCCAAAAAAAACATCCGGTGCATTTCGtgagtgtttgtgtgtgtgtgattggATTTCTTTAGTAGTTAGCCTTTTTAACTGAAATGGCTTATGTACATTTGCGATATGCTGGATGAAACTCTAGGTGCTTGCGCTCTAAGATGAGAGACAACAAATGTAGTCTGAAACCATTAGGCGTGGCGTTtacttgcttttttttttttttttttttttttttttttttttttttataaataaatttggTATGATTAGCCGACTGACCGAGTCTCTCTGTTGTGTTCTTTTGTTTTCTGTCAGGTGGTAAAAAGGTAACGAGGGTTTCGGGTTCAGCACCATGTACGCCAATCAAATTATCAAACAAGGATCATGAAATTGACGTAAACCATGAGACGCCGAGCAAATTGAAGGCCAAGTTTAGGCCAAAAGTGATGGCCAATTCCCCAACTACAAAGGCGACTCCTTCCCTTTCTTCCGGTTGTCGTCGGAGAGGAGATTCAAATGTGAAGTCATCTTGCAGAAGACGTTTGGATTTTGATTCTGCATATATCCAAACAAAAACGATGTTCGTCTACACTGAGGGGGGCTTTTGCTTCACCCGCAACGTGAGAAAGTACATCGCTGATGACCAACAGAAGAGTACGCACCTTTCTATCACCACTTTCTAATGATTTACTCATGGTTTCATTCATATCCATTTAACATTTCGAGTAAAACAGATGCATATTTCTTATGAAGTTGAACCTTTCTATTGCTTTTCAAATCCAATACCAACTCAACATGTGGAGTTTTTCCATAGGAGTCTTAAAAAGGGAGGCGAGGTTGACTGGACTATTAGAACTACATTTTATTTAGGGTTAATcacaaaaatgacaaaaatggGGTTGGTTTTATCACCATTTGACCTCACCACATTTTGCCATGAGAATTTATCACAAAATGACCATCTATTTCACAACATACTTTCTTTATAGTTATCTTCTTTCCGCATAAATGATGTCATTTCCTGAAGAAACAATATCTTTTTTGcccagtttatttatttatttattattattattattattattgaagattttttaGTGGGGAACCATTGATAAAACAATATcactaaaacaaaaattatttgGTCTTTTTGTGATGATCATCTAATTAAGAGCTGGTCATTTTGTGAATATATGGGATTCCCCTTTTTGGTAAATTTAGTAATTAGCATTTAGCCCTTTTATTTATCGTTCTTGTTATCCATTAAAGGTTTGGAATACAATGAGAAAGAGGAAGACGAATGTTGTAAGAAAGAGCAGGAGTTATTCCGACAAAGGGCTTTGTGCTTCATCAACTCCATGCGTCTTGTTCAAGGTAATTTGTGAGGCCATCAGCATCCCAAAACCTATGGGGCTATACAACCGTAAAGGAAGTTCCATTTGTATACAAATGCATACAATATATTGTTACATTGTCTCAAATTAAATAAGGATTTtggtttttggaacttttaaacaaCATATATATCCATGATTTATGTTTGTTTATCCTTAAAACTATTATTTCATAGAACATCGACACTCATTTCCCTCTTCTAATAGCAACGAACTTTATCATTTTACCAAAATAGATAAGGCGCTTTATTTTTAACCCTAAATTAAAATCACCTTGCATTTTTATATCAATATAGGCCATTTTGTAACCTATATATCTGAAAGGTTagagtttttatatatatatatatatatatatatatatatatatatatatatatatatatatatatatatatatatatatatattattggatTAGTGGTCATAATCTTGGGCATTGTGGTTGTGGAGGATGACATGGTAAGAGTGACCCAAGTTCAAATACCACCCAATTAAGGCTAAGAGTGGGGTGTGATGTTATTCGAAACGAGCTCGATTTGAGTGAGTTTTAGATAACTTATTTAGGAACAGGAACTTGAGTGACTCACCCTAATCAATAAGCAGGAGCAAGTATCGACGGGTAAACATTCCATTAGAGAGCTAGCCTAGTCTTGATGGAAGTCGCGCGCTAGAGTCGGTGGGCATTGGGTCGGGTTTTGTAATTCAAGCTACATCATCACTGATAGGTTTCTAGGTTACACATTGCCTAAATTGGTAGAAAAGTGCAAGTTGGTTGCTGTTGTGGGTAACAAATAAAATATGTTGCCTATTTTGGAAAGAAGGTAAAGCACCTATATTTTTCATACCCATTTCTAGCTTTTAACAGAAATTCAATTTTAATATCTATCAAAAAATTGCCTTCTAAGAAAATGATATTGTTTTATATATGAAATTAACAGGAAATAGGGCTTTCATGGGTTGGAAAGGTTCTGTCGTGGACTCTGTAGTTGGTGTTTTCTTAACACAAAATACAGCAGACAGTTATTCAAGGTAAGTGTAGCCTTTTTGTGGCTCGGTACAATACTTTTTGGAGACATGATGAGTATTCCTTCACGCTCACACTCACACTCACTAATcactatatattatttattttacacTATATTTGTTAGTTCTGCCTTCATGTCTCTGGCTGCAAAATACCCCAAGGAGAATATCATTAATAATAGTGACAATCACACTGAAGACGCGCTGGACTGGAATGCAGTTCGATGTGCACAGGCTGATGAGATCTCTAATGCCATCCAAGAAAGAGGCATGAACAATAGACTTGCAGCACGAATCAAGGTAACAAGAGTATTTTTCATAAAAAGCAGCTGATAAACAATATGAAGTTTTAACTTGTACGTGCAGATGTTCCTTGATAGCATACATGATAAAAACTCTGGGCTTCTTGATCTTGAGTGGTTAAGAAATGCTAAACCTGGAATAGCAATGTAAGATTTTCCAATTTAATTAATTGCTTAAATGGTCAAATTGTCATGAGGGAACTTACACGTATGTGAAAGATAATGATAACTTGATAAGTGCAGGGTTGCCTACAAAAACCTTTCTTCTTGTGATTTAGCTTCCCCATGTAGATGTTGCCTACATATTTTATATGCTGATGCcaggaataataataataattattaatataataataaaaggaCCGAGTCCTGACTTGTAGAATGAACGTGCAGGGATTTCTTCTCTCGGGTATATGGATTGGGTATAAAAAGCATGGAATGTGTGCGTCTATTGACACTACGACAACGTGCATTCCCTGTAAGATTCTAAAATTTAGcaatttgaattaattaattataaattaaggtTTTCATATGCATGCTTTGTACAAGGTTGACAGACATATTGCTAGAATAGTGGTTCGCTTGGGATGGGTCCCAATTAAAAAGCTTCCTGATGACGTTCTCATACATCAGCTAGAAGAGTCAGTGACAACTTCATTTCCATTGAACTACCATCGAATTATTTGCTGCTAATAATATGAGTAAATTACACCGAATCGTCCCTCGTGCCTGTGCCAAAGTGCACGTTCAGtccctatttttaaaaattaactcggaccgtctcTTGGATGTTTTAAACTTGCACGCTTGATTCCTCGTTGGATTAAATTTACACACTTCATCCCTTACCATATTTAAAATGACTATACTACCCTTACTAttctattttaatttatttataattcattttatatctAAAAAATAGAAATTACAGCTCCTATATCTATCACCCTTTTCCTCTTCCTCTCATCATGAAACATCCTCACCGCCACCTACCGAACCACCACCACCGGCGACCACCTCCGACATCGTATCACCGCCTACCGCCATCAATGGACCACAACCCCTTCTTTCTCCCTATCTCTCCTTTTTTTTCTCTG is part of the Lactuca sativa cultivar Salinas chromosome 7, Lsat_Salinas_v11, whole genome shotgun sequence genome and harbors:
- the LOC111881573 gene encoding protein ROS1C isoform X5, with product MRDNKCGKKVTRVSGSAPCTPIKLSNKDHEIDVNHETPSKLKAKFRPKVMANSPTTKATPSLSSGCRRRGDSNVKSSCRRRLDFDSAYIQTKTMFVYTEGGFCFTRNVRKYIADDQQKSLEYNEKEEDECCKKEQELFRQRALCFINSMRLVQGNRAFMGWKGSVVDSVVGVFLTQNTADSYSSSAFMSLAAKYPKENIINNSDNHTEDALDWNAVRCAQADEISNAIQERGMNNRLAARIKMFLDSIHDKNSGLLDLEWLRNAKPGIAMDFFSRVYGLGIKSMECVRLLTLRQRAFPVDRHIARIVVRLGWVPIKKLPDDVLIHQLEEYPIMKSVQEYLSLRLGNLDAETLYELHYQMITFGKVFCTKKKPNCSSCPLKKDCSHFASAYASRPEPLEKKIFVPVSSSGQKKNTKNGFEQDIEDHCLGPVIVKTEELMKNAGRSRTEHQVYELPDSHPLVQVLDKRDFDDKNPYLLAIWPPGETLQNPSGMLKEEYNSLKSTDSQEEEMVFGTYLVPCRTATRGSFPLDGTFFQINEVFADDESSRKPLVFPRKLLWGLTKKMLFCGTSISAIFEGLSAQEIQDCFWKGYVCIRGFSMKTRAARPLPEQFHRKGKSPTKRTNDG
- the LOC111881573 gene encoding protein ROS1C isoform X6, whose translation is MVVVAPVPMQSLPVTMKTTCQLAGGSRLPNRGWAAVVSSSCNIDNSTTHMCVCVVYCACKEDMETKKTKKRKQPSGLQDDTIAMPLMIALPSPKKTSGAFRGKKVTRVSGSAPCTPIKLSNKDHEIDVNHETPSKLKAKFRPKVMANSPTTKATPSLSSGCRRRGDSNVKSSCRRRLDFDSAYIQTKTMFVYTEGGFCFTRNVRKYIADDQQKSLEYNEKEEDECCKKEQELFRQRALCFINSMRLVQGNRAFMGWKGSVVDSVVGVFLTQNTADSYSSSAFMSLAAKYPKENIINNSDNHTEDALDWNAVRCAQADEISNAIQERGMNNRLAARIKMFLDSIHDKNSGLLDLEWLRNAKPGIAMDFFSRVYGLGIKSMECVRLLTLRQRAFPVDRHIARIVVRLGWVPIKKLPDDVLIHQLEEYPIMKSVQEYLSLRLGNLDAETLYELHYQMITFGKVFCTKKKPNCSSCPLKKDCSHFASAYASRPEPLEKKIFVPVSSSGQKKNTKNGFEQDIEDHCLGPVIVKTEELMKNAGRSRTEHQVYELPDSHPLVQVLDKRDFDDKNPYLLAIWPPEREDGSSMNFRKKKGCSEIHK